AGATCCGCCTATTGCAAGAACTGCATTTGCACAGTCATTAATTGTGACTGAATTTGTAATGCAGTGGGTTAATGCATTTTTTTCCTGAATGTTTTTCAGATTTTCGTCAATTTTTTTGAGTAAATCGGTTTCGTTTTTTGTCATGATTATTAATTATAAATTTCAAATTATTTAAATTTTAATGAAAAAAGTGTGTTTTATAGTAAAGTATTTAAATAACTTTTTATAGACAGTATAGTGTTATATAGTTTTATGTATATTGCCTCGGTGGCTCAGTCTGGTAGAGCGCGAGACTTGTAATCTCGTGGTCGCGGGTTCAATTCCCGTCCGGGGCTTTTATAATAAAATTATTATTATAACATTTTAGGATATTGTTGAAAATATCGTAATGTTTATATAGTTGTAAGTTTATATTATTATTAGTATGTCATCTACATACATATTGTATGTGGGTCCGTAGGGTAGCTTGGTCGATCCTTTGGGCTTTGGGAGCCTGAGACTCCGGTTCAAATCCGGGCGGACCCATTCTTCCCGCCTTAGCTCAATTTGGCAGAGCGTTGGACTGTAGATCCAAATGTTGCTGGTTCAAGTCCGGCAGGCGGGATTTCAATTATTTTATTTGAAATCATATATGTTTTTGTTAAAAATTATGATTTTTCCATAACATTTATATATGATGAAAAATATACTTAATTGATAGTGTATAATTGCTATTTGAGGATGCCCTGGTGGTGTAGGGGCTATCATGTGGGCCTGTCGAGCCCGCGACTCGGGTTCAAATCCCGGCCAGGGCGCTCATATCTTGAATAGTATTATATGTCATATAGGCCTGTAGCTCAGTCTGGCAGAGCGCCTGGCTTTTAACCAGGCGGCCGCGGGTTCAACTCCCGTCAGGCCTGTTTCTAATTTTATATTTATTTTTCTATTTGGAGGAAAAAATTTGAAAATTGATATTCAAGACCATAAGCTTGTACCAAAGCATGAAATCATGACTGAAGAAGAAATTTCAGATGAATTTAGTGATGTTGATTATGATTTTAAAGATCTTCCTAAAATAAAATCTGATGATCCTGTTGTGAAAGCTATTGATGCTAAACCTGGAAATGTTTTAAGAATTACTAGAGAAAGTCAAACTGCTGGAGTTTTTGTAACTTACAGGATTGTAGAAGATTAAAAATATAAATTTAGAGTTGTGAAGTTTAATATAGTATAATTTCTGTATTTTTTTTGTTTTTTAGAAATTCATTATAATAAATTGAACTTAGTTTGAGAGGAATTATCTTAACGGAGATAGTTATGAGTAAATTAAGAATAATGATTAAATGAATTAGTTATATTAGGGTTTCCTAGTTTATTTTATTTTTATTTAGTTAATTATTTTTATTGTGTACGTAATGTTGGAGGATATCCATGACAGAGAATAACTGGAAATTAGTTGATGCATTTTTTGATAAGTATGATTTAGTGGATCACCATATTAAGTCCTACAATGATTTTGTGAACAACAGAATTCAGAACATCATTGACATTACAGAACCTATCACCTTAGATGATGGAAAATACACTTTAAAAACTGGTAAAGTACGTATTGAAAAACCATCCAATAAAGAGGCTGACGGTTCACGTAGTGAAATTGATCCAACTGAAGCAAGACTTAGAAACTTAAATTATTCTGCAGACATGTACCTTGAAATGGCATTAAATGAAGAAGGAGAAGACAATGAACTTGAAGAAGTATATATTGGTGAGTTACCAGTAATGCTTAAGTCTGACATTTGCCATCTCAACGGACTCAGTCCTGAAGAATTAGTAGAAAAACATGAAGACCCTCAAGATTTAGGAGGATACTTTATTGTAAATGGTTCCGAAAGAGCTGTTGTAACAATGGAAGAGATTGCTCCTAACAAAATTATTCTTGAACGTTTAGGAGAACCTGAAGAAAGACATGCAAAAGCTGTTGTAACTTCCATTAAGAGTGGTTTCAGAGCTAGAATTACTTTAGAATACAAAAAACCTCGTAAAAATGGTGTTTTCTTAAGAATTTCATTCCCTTACCTTCCAGGTGAAATTCCATTAGTAATCTTATTAAGGGCACTTGGATTATCTACAGATGAGGAAATCATTACTACCATTTCTGATGATAATAACTTCCAAATGATGATTGCGGATGACCTGCAAGTGTCTGATGAATCATTAAAACTGGATCAAAAAGAAATGGACGGCATGTCATATGATGAAAGAAGAGAATACTTGCAACTTGCTGCTATTAAATACATTGGTAACAGAGTAGCTAAAAACATGCCTAAGGAATACCGTTTAAAACGTGCTAGAGATGTAGTAAATCGTTACTTATTACCTCACATGGGTACTGAAGAAGAAAGATGTTACGATAAAGCTATTTACTTAGCAGAAATGACTGAAATGTTATTAGAAGTTATCGAACAAAAAAGAGAACCTCACGATAAGGACCACTATACCAATAAAAGACTCAGGGTATCTGGTGACTTGATGGAAGATTTATTTAGAGTAGCTTTCACCAACTTAACTAGGGACATGAGCTATCAGCTTGAAAGGAGCCTTTCACGTGGTAAGGAGCTTTCAATCAAACAGGCAGTACGTAGTGATGTTTTAACTGAAAACATTAAGCACGCTATTGCTACCGGAAACTGGGTAGGTGGAAGAGCTGGGGTTAGCCAATTGCTGGATAGGACAAGTTACATGGGAACACTTTCTCACTTGAGACGTGTCGTATCTCCATTGACCAGAAGTCAACCTCACTTTGAAGCAAGAGATTTGCACCCAACT
The uncultured Methanobrevibacter sp. DNA segment above includes these coding regions:
- a CDS encoding DNA-directed RNA polymerase subunit H produces the protein MKIDIQDHKLVPKHEIMTEEEISDEFSDVDYDFKDLPKIKSDDPVVKAIDAKPGNVLRITRESQTAGVFVTYRIVED
- a CDS encoding DNA-directed RNA polymerase subunit B'' encodes the protein MTENNWKLVDAFFDKYDLVDHHIKSYNDFVNNRIQNIIDITEPITLDDGKYTLKTGKVRIEKPSNKEADGSRSEIDPTEARLRNLNYSADMYLEMALNEEGEDNELEEVYIGELPVMLKSDICHLNGLSPEELVEKHEDPQDLGGYFIVNGSERAVVTMEEIAPNKIILERLGEPEERHAKAVVTSIKSGFRARITLEYKKPRKNGVFLRISFPYLPGEIPLVILLRALGLSTDEEIITTISDDNNFQMMIADDLQVSDESLKLDQKEMDGMSYDERREYLQLAAIKYIGNRVAKNMPKEYRLKRARDVVNRYLLPHMGTEEERCYDKAIYLAEMTEMLLEVIEQKREPHDKDHYTNKRLRVSGDLMEDLFRVAFTNLTRDMSYQLERSLSRGKELSIKQAVRSDVLTENIKHAIATGNWVGGRAGVSQLLDRTSYMGTLSHLRRVVSPLTRSQPHFEARDLHPTQFGKICPNETPEGPNCGLVKNLALMCNISEGSDEQEIIDVIETMDVELI